The following are from one region of the Salvia hispanica cultivar TCC Black 2014 chromosome 1, UniMelb_Shisp_WGS_1.0, whole genome shotgun sequence genome:
- the LOC125197395 gene encoding zinc finger MYM-type protein 1-like, which translates to MACGGSPSVCAVSVASSGSSSPWSAILTSVLTGWGGSSGSWYSRSSFSSSLLVPRSDSVCRQARTSVMHRYFKKSRNDSTSSSSIATPNSTVNQDGINVASFEANSENIVSDPNAILNQERINIEVNPENIVSDPGLRSPIASYDVQIRDRIRREYVSKGPCQPKGHVFRKTSYGKEKRSFQAKWFEKHIWLEYSVEKEAAFCFWCYLFKPINANRFGDDVFVSTGFKNWKKALAIFREHEGSANSTHDQARILFEGFKNQRQSVDYNLRKYDKEDEVNYRIRLTASLDVIRLLLRQGLPFRGNDESFASTNKGNFLEILKWYCEHKEEVAAVTLENAPRNNQMTSPLIQKELSNCCAVETTKVILEDIENRKFSLLVDEARDSSIKEQMALVIRYVNNNGEIIERFLALVHVTDTTTKSLKEGIDSVFAKHALSLSRLRGQGYDGASNMRGEYNGLKTLILNENRSAKYIHCFAHQLQLVVVNVTKQHGAISDFFTIVTMIVNTCGTSCKRRDKLRQAEHEKIVKSLEREEIKSGRGLNQEMSLRRPGDTRWGSHFTTLLRLKGMWSSVIEVLENVYEDGTNPDNKGISKTLSMRLGSYDFVFILHLMIELLGSTNDLSKVLQLRDQNIVQAISLIDTTKRTLQDFRENGWNQFVRQVEEFCVTNSIDVINMDDAVKFGVRMKRGERVTNYHHYKVEVYCQVLDLVIQEMENRFPETNTELLICMNCLSPRNSFASFNIDKLVRLAELYPDDFSCTECMALQYQLKTYISDIVDKVEFSNIEDLGNLAKILVATTRDKAFPLVYRLIELTLILPVATASVERVFSSMKFIKTDLRNRMGDGWMNDILVVYIEKDIFNKIENEAILRRFQEMATRRKQLSSRAS; encoded by the exons TTATGCAtcgatattttaaaaaatcaaggaATGATTCAACTTCTAGTTCGAGTATTGCAACCCCGAATTCGACTGTGAACCAGGATGGAATCAATGTTGCAAGTTTTGAAGCTAATTCTGAAAACATAGTTAGTGACCCGAATGCGATTTTGAATCAAGAAAGAATCAATATTGAAGTTAATCCGGAAAACATAGTTAGTGACCCGGGGCTACGGAGTCCTATTGCTAGTTATGATGTTCAAATAAGGGATCGCATTCGAAGAGAATATGTCTCTAAGGGGCCTTGTCAACCGAAAGGTCATGTCTTTAGGAAAACTTCGTATGGTAAAGAGAAAAGGAGCTTCCAAGCTAAATGGTTTGAAAAACATATATGGTTGGAATATAGTGTTGAAAAAGAAGCGgcattttgtttttggtgttatCTTTTCAAGCCTATTAATGCCAATCGTTTTGGAGATGATGTATTCGTGAGTACGGGctttaaaaattggaaaaaggCGCTTGCTATTTTTAGAGAACATGAAGGTTCAGCAAATAGCACACATGATCAGGCCAGAATACTTTTTGAAGGGTTTAAAAATCAAAGACAAAGTGTTGATTACAATTTGAGGAAATATGATAAGGAAGACGAAGTCAACTACCGCATTCGCTTGACTGCTTCTTTAGATGTGATTCGATTATTGTTAAGACAGGGATTGCCATTTCGTGGGAATGATGAATCATTTGCGTCTACAAACAAGGGAAACTTTCTAGAGATACTTAAATGGTATTGTGAGCATAAAGAAGAGGTAGCTGCAGTTACATTGGAGAACGCTCCACGTAATAATCAGATGACTAGTCCTTTGATTCAAAAGGAATTATCAAATTGTTGTGCTGTTGAGACTACGAAAGTTATTTTGGAAGATATTGAAAATCGCAAATTCTCTCTATTGGTTGATGAAGCGCGAGATTCATCGATAAAAGAGCAAATGGCTTTGGTTATTAGATACGTGAACAATAATGGAGAGATTATAGAAAGATTCTTAGCCTTGGTACATGTCACTGATACTACAACAAAGTCATTGAAGGAAGGGATTGACTCAGTGTTTGCTAAGCATGCTTTATCTTTATCACGGTTAAGAGGTCAAGGCTATGATGGTGCATCAAATATGCGGGGTGAGTACAATGGTCTGAAAACCCTTATACTGAATGAAAATAGATCTGCGAAGTACATCCATTGTTTTGCTCATCAGCTCCAACTAGTCGTGGTAAATGTTACAAAACAACATGGTGCTATAAGTGACTTTTTCACCATTGTCACTATGATTGTAAATACATGTGGAACATCTTGTAAAAGGAGAGACAAACTACGACAAGCTGAGCATGAGAAAATTGTCAAATCTCTAGAAAGGGAAGAGATTAAAAGTGGAAGAGGTTTAAATCAAGAGATGAGTTTAAGGCGGCCGGGTGACACTCGATGGGGATCACACTTCACTACTTTGCTTCGTCTAAAAGGTATGTGGTCATCGGTAATTGAAGTACTTGAAAATGTGTATGAAGATGGTACTAATCCAGATAATAAAGGTATATCAAAAACATTGAGTATGAGGCTTGGAAGCTATgactttgtttttattttacacttgATGATTGAGTTGCTTGGGTCAACAAATGATTTGTCAAAAGTTTTGCAACTTCGGGATCAAAATATAGTTCAAGCTATATCTTTGATTGATACAACTAAAAGGACTTTGCAAGACTTTCGGGAGAATGGATGGAACCAATTCGTGAGACAGGTTGAAGAGTTTTGTGTGACTAATTCCATTGATGTCATCAATATGGATGATGCCGTCAAGTTTGGTGTGCGAATGAAACGAGGGGAACGCGTTACAAATTATCATCATTACAAGGTGGAGGTTTACTGTCAG GTTCTTGATTTAGTTATTCAAGAGATGGAAAATCGTTTTCCAGAAACAAATACGGAATTGCTTATTTGCATGAATTGCCTTAGTCCAAGAAACTCCTTTGCTAGCTTCAATATCGACAAGTTGGTCCGTCTCGCAGAACTTTATCCGGATGACTTCTCGTGCACTGAATGTATGGCTCTCCAATATCAACTTAAAACTTATATCAGTGATATAGTTGATAAAGTCGAGTTCTCCAATATTGAAGATTTGGGAAATCTTGCAAAGATTTTGGTCGCTACCACAAGAGATAAGGCTTTTCCCTTGGTATACCGTTTGATTGAATTGACTCTGATCCTTCCTGTTGCGACCGCCTCTGTTGAGAGAGTATTTTCTTCGATGAAATTTATCAAGACTGATTTGCGAAACAGAATGGGAGACGGTTGGATGAATGATATCTTAGTTGTATACATTGAGAaggatatttttaacaaaattgaaaatgaggccATTCTTCGACGATTTCAAGAAATGGCGACACGTCGGAAACAATTATCATCTAGAGCCTCGTAA
- the LOC125221213 gene encoding autophagy-related protein 9-like: MLLEEMASILLTPYLLMFVVPKRVDDILKFIKDFTVDVQGVGHVCSFSLFDFRNHGNKRYGSPFNSSHDQRSSQGKMEKSFLSFQIAYPSWDPNDDGKQFLASLKTFRDQKLRGQGTAASQTASGMVHQNPRFRGFSTNERDAMFSRETVFNNTGNFHQFDSMWLIDCEQKNFPYILEWYYTSYNHDRDEDNTRETLSRSYDHDEENPPALWMPSQLANNTPKYDDVNWDDNLFEDRAQSHLEASTSVPLYQESVLQQHHESNDTQHPGRSHWWARMRPQGPGQETSFLEPPNFFHEASHDDGNNYSDERSGEEYQLDLRNLRGLSRTFYMDDLDGGNFNLPFVDIYEDPLDRGLGSVDSEPPNLV; this comes from the exons ATGCTGTTGGAGGAGATGGCCTCAATCTTGCTTACGCCATATCTACTTATGTTTGTTGTCCCTAAG CGGGTGGATGATATCTTAAAGTTCATCAAGGACTTCACTGTGGATGTTCAAGGCGTGGGCCACGTTTGTAG CTTTAGCCTCTTCGATTTTAGAAATCACGGAAACAAAAGATATGGTTCGCCATTTAACTCGTCTCATGATCAGAGGAGTTCCCAGGGGAAAATGGAGAAGTCATTCTTGAG CTTTCAGATTGCGTATCCGTCATGGGATCCTAATGATGACGGGAAGCAGTTCCTCGCTTCATTGAAAACATtcagagatcaaaagctaagAGGTCAAGGAACAGCAGCCTCGCAGACGGCATCAGGGATGGTGCATCAGAATCCGAGATTCAGAGGCTTTAGCACGAACGAACGGGATGCCATGTTTTCGAGGGAAACAGTGTTCAACAATACGGGGAACTTCCACCAGTTTGACTCGATGTGGCTGATCGACTGTGAGCAGAAGAATTTTCCCTACATTCTGGAATGGTATTACACCTCTTACAATCACGACAGAGACGAGGATAACACGAGAGAGACGCTGTCGAGAAGCTACGACCATGATGAGGAGAACCCTCCCGCTCTATGGATGCCGTCCCAACTGGCCAACAACACTCCCAAATACGACGATGTCAACTGGGACGACAACCTGTTTGAGGATCGCGCACAGAGCCATCTAGAAGCTTCGACATCGGTTCCTCTCTACCAAGAGAGTGTGCTGCAGCAGCATCACGAGTCCAATGACACACAGCACCCTGGCAGGAGCCACTGGTGGGCCAGGATGCGGCCACAGGGTCCAGGTCAGGAGACGAGCTTTCTTGAGCCGCCAAACTTCTTCCATGAAGCTTCCCACGATGACGGCAACAACTACTCGGACGAGAGAAGCGGCGAGGAATATCAGCTGGACTTGAGAAACTTGAGGGGGCTGTCGAGGACGTTCTACATGGACGATTTAGATGGAGGGAATTTCAATCTTCCGTTCGTCGACATATATGAAGACCCGTTGGACAGGGGCTTGGGCTCGGTGGATTCTGAGCCTCCAAATCTGGTGTGA
- the LOC125221191 gene encoding autophagy-related protein 9, giving the protein MFSGQKGFHALNLFKWRQGSTSSLNTGLLDDVPHEIELSDYHRTPSPDSESPSGLLDGETLNAEPIDDLDLFFERIYTYYCEKGLWCIIIKWMFELLSLAFTICFSGFFLLVVDWNGLRGAKCGMDAVESGIKPCDLYEEALHKHPLTPFTLSKAIIVGYLGIFSIYCIFCFLRFFAQLKETLKIRWFYYNCLHVTDNEIQTMPWSLILEKVVQVQRTHQLCVVKDLSMHDVAMRLMRKENYLIGMLNKGVLAFPISQWVPGSCAAGSVGTDGVQLRLVLPKTLEWTLNWCILQSMFDRNFCVRRDFVSDPITLRKRLIIVGVTLLLLSPFLVIFMLVYLFLRHAEQFYNHPSTAFSRRWSNLSKWMFREFNEVDHLFKHRINSSIVHASDYLKQFPSPILTIVAKFISFVSGGFAAVLIIIAFLEESLLEGHIFGRNLFWYAAVFGTITAITRAAMRDELLVLDPQAAMSLVLQHTHYMPKRWRVKENTETVRVEFETLFQYTGLMLLEEMASILLTPYLLMFVVPKRVDDILKFIKDFTVDVQGVGHVCSFSLFDFRNHGNKRYGSPFNSSHDQRSSQGKMEKSFLSFQIAYPSWDPNDDGKQFLASLKTFRDQKLRGQGTAASQTASGMVHQNPRFRGFSTNERDAMFSRETVFNNTGNFHQFDSMWLIDCEQKNFPYILEWYYTSYNHDRDEDNTRETLSRSYDHDEENPPALWMPSHLANNTPKYDDVNWDDNLFEDRAQSHLEASTSVPLYQESVLQQHHESNDTQHPGRSHWWARMRPQGPGQETSFLEPPNFFHEASHDDGNNYSDERSGEEYQLDLRNLRGLSRTFYMDDLDGGNFNLPFVDIYEDPLDRGLGSVDSEPPNLV; this is encoded by the exons ATGTTCAGTGGGCAAAAGGGATTTCATgctcttaatttattcaagtggCGACAGGGTAGTACATCTTCTCTGAATACTGGGTTGCTTGATGATGTACCTCATGAAATTGAGTTGTCTGATTATCATAGAACACCCAGCCCTGATAGTGAGAGCCCATCTGGGCTTCTTGATGGGGAAACTTTGAATGCTGAGCCGATTGATGATTTGGATTTGTTCTTTGAGAGGATTTACACCTATTACTGCGAGAAAGGCCTGTGGTGCATTATCATCAAGTGGATGTTTGAGCTTCTGAGTTTGGCTTTCACTATATGTTTTTCTGGTTTTTTTCTGCTCGTTGTTGATTGGAATGGCCTCCGTGGTGCAAAATGTGGCATGGATGCAGTGGAATCTGGAATCAAACCTTGTGACCTCTATGAGGAAGCTTTACATAAGCATCCATTGACTCCTTTCACTCTTTCGAAAGCTATAATTGTTGGATATTTGGGGATATTTTCCATCTACTGTATATTCTGCTTTTTGAGGTTCTTTGCGCAGTTGAAGGAGACTCTGAAGATTCGTTGGTTTTACTACAACTG CCTCCATGTGACGGACAATGAAATACAGACAATGCCATGGTCGCTGATTCTTGAAAAGGTTGTTCAAGTACAGAGGACACATCAGCTATGTGTGGTCAAGGATCTTTCTATGCATGATGTGGCCATGAGGTTGATGAGGAAGGAAAATTACTTGATTGGCATGCTTAATAAAGGAGTGCTTGCATTTCCCATATCACAGTGGGTCCCTGGTTCGTGCGCAGCTGGAAGTGTTGGTACAGATGGTGTACAACTTCGTCTAGTACTGCCAAAGACTCTTGAATGGACGCTGAATTGGTGCATACTCCAGAGTATGTTTGACAG AAACTTTTGTGTTAGAAGAGACTTTGTCTCTGATCCAATTACATTGAGGAAAAGGCTTATAATAGTTGGCGTTACTCTGCTTCTTTTATCTCCGTTCCTTGTTATTTTCATGCTCGTATATCTCTTCTTGAGGCATGCTGAACAGTTTTACAATCACCCAAGTACAGCATTTTCCAGGAGATGGTCAAATCTCTCTAAGTGGATGTTCAGAGAATTCAATGAG GTTGATCATTTGTTTAAGCACCGGATAAACAGCAGCATCGTGCATGCTTCTGATTACTTGAAACAATTTCCTTCACCCATCTTGACTATTGTGGCGAAGTTCATATCATTTGTTTCTGGTGGCTTTGCTGCTGTGCTCATAATAATTGCGTTTTTAGAAGAATCTCTCCTGGAAGGCCAT ATATTTGGGCGAAACTTATTCTGGTATGCTGCAGTTTTTGGAACTATAACTGCTATAACCCGCGCTGCAATGAGGGATGAGCTTTTAGTCCTTGATCCACAGGCGGCAATGTCCCTGGTTTTacaacacacacactataTGCCAAAAAGATGGCGCGTGAAAGAGAATACTGAGACAGTGCGGGTCGAGTTTGAGACTCTTTTTCAG TACACAGGACTGATGCTGTTGGAGGAGATGGCCTCAATCTTGCTTACGCCATATCTACTTATGTTTGTTGTCCCTAAG CGGGTGGATGATATCTTAAAGTTCATCAAGGACTTCACTGTGGATGTTCAAGGCGTGGGCCACGTTTGTAG CTTTAGCCTCTTCGATTTTAGAAATCACGGAAACAAAAGATATGGTTCGCCATTTAACTCGTCTCATGATCAGAGGAGTTCCCAGGGGAAAATGGAGAAGTCATTCTTGAG CTTTCAGATTGCGTATCCGTCATGGGATCCTAATGATGACGGGAAGCAGTTCCTCGCTTCATTGAAAACATtcagagatcaaaagctaagAGGTCAAGGAACAGCAGCCTCGCAGACGGCATCAGGGATGGTGCATCAGAATCCGAGATTCAGAGGCTTTAGCACGAACGAACGGGATGCCATGTTTTCGAGGGAAACAGTGTTCAACAATACGGGGAACTTCCACCAGTTTGACTCGATGTGGCTGATCGACTGTGAGCAGAAGAATTTTCCCTACATTCTGGAATGGTATTACACCTCTTACAATCACGACAGAGACGAGGATAACACGAGAGAGACGCTGTCGAGAAGCTACGACCATGATGAGGAGAACCCTCCCGCTCTATGGATGCCGTCCCACCTGGCCAACAACACTCCCAAATACGACGATGTCAACTGGGACGACAACCTGTTTGAGGATCGCGCACAGAGCCATCTAGAAGCTTCGACATCGGTTCCTCTCTACCAAGAGAGTGTGCTGCAGCAGCATCACGAGTCCAATGACACACAGCACCCTGGCAGGAGCCACTGGTGGGCCAGGATGCGGCCACAGGGTCCAGGTCAGGAGACGAGCTTTCTTGAGCCGCCAAACTTCTTCCATGAAGCTTCCCACGATGACGGCAACAACTACTCGGACGAGAGAAGCGGCGAGGAATATCAGCTGGACTTGAGAAACTTGAGGGGGCTGTCGAGGACGTTCTACATGGACGATTTAGATGGAGGGAATTTCAATCTTCCGTTCGTCGACATATATGAAGACCCGTTGGACAGGGGCTTGGGCTCGGTGGATTCTGAGCCTCCAAATCTGGTGTGA
- the LOC125197405 gene encoding uncharacterized protein LOC125197405: MVPYEALYGRKCRSPLYWDEVGERRALGLDAVEEMVEIVRQIRARMKEAQDRQKSYADVRRTDLQFHADDKVFLKVSPSKGITRLGVKGKLKPRFIGPYEILEGVGPVAYHLALPPSLGNVHNIFHVSQLRKYVFDPKHVIRYEDVVVNPDLSYEEQPQMILDRKVQTSRNKSTAFVKIQWRNHGPEEATWEREDKMMELYPELFP, from the coding sequence ATGGTGCCATATGAAGCACTTTATGGAAGAAAGTGTAGATCTCCGCTCTATtgggatgaagttggcgaACGAAGGGCACTTGGACTCGATGCAGTCGAAGAGATGGTCGAAATCGTTCGACAAATCCGCGCAAGGATGAAGGAAGCCCAGGACAGACAAAAATCGTACGCCGACGTCCGACGGACGGACTTACAGTTCCACGCTGACGATAAAGTTTTCCTCAAGGTatccccgtcgaaagggataacgCGTCTTGGGGTTAAAGGGAAACTGAAACCGCGTTTTATAGGGCCGTACGAAATTCTTGAAGGAGTAGGACCCGTAGCTTATCATTTAGCGCTGCCGCCCAGCCTTGGGAATGTGCACAACATCTTTCATGTGTCACAGTTGCGAAAATACGTATTCGATCCAAAGCATGTGATTCGCTACGAGGATGTTGTCGTAAACCCGGATCTGAGCTACGAGGAGCAACCCCAGATGATCTTGGATCGAAAGGTCCAAACCTCGAGAAATAAATCCACTGCCTTCGTAAAAATACAATGGAGAAACCACGGGCCCGaggaagccacgtgggagcgTGAGGATAAGATGATGGAACTATACCCGGAACTCTTCCCATAA